One Chitinivibrionales bacterium DNA window includes the following coding sequences:
- a CDS encoding DUF4982 domain-containing protein yields the protein MLTTCRLAAIGIGLVFVMSVVHAEVYTPEPSNRVTINLGVTPWKFTKGDPVNAQTAGFSDAGWTDVGVPHCVNEDEAYTNMISGGGNQYGGTMWYRKHFTLDASYSNRKVFVEFEGANTGAAVYINGTFIPGNSAINPLCTHVNGFIPFVVDLTPYVQFGGADNVLAVKVNNNGGTYVEAISGAFRFGQADGGLVRKVWMHITDKVYVPVNVYSVVKNWGTCVGTTAASDASATVRIMTNVQNDNATAQTVTVTTKVCDAQDNVVLSQQSSPQSIAANSSYVFDQSGDITNPKLWYPANSTYGTPYMHKVYHIVQVNGATVDVFTSPLGICKVTWDQNYPYFNGKMHYVWGASGRYNYPALASGVPDELLWKDAKLTADCGGREWRPGHSTCTPEFVDACDAFGVLIDQPSGDGEGAFQANNITQNIIILKGELHRDMIVRDRNHPSILMWEVTNAGIIDSLSRALKALAHQWDPIMLRAQSDRSYLDGCKAGISDVIECSSAGCEAGQKLNSACTNFPAFGAEAWDAGPARASRFAWDYEIQFAASYLINWKNAVAAKAFGLAHWYLAEAPGEVGPFLGDTRTARSFGSSIMDANRLPKLLYKIYGVAWVPFSQRPGIVIAHHWNRSGTVRVNVFSNCPKVRLLLNGTSLGDKVPLGPSGTSGDDRSQTSTTLPCQAWYDNVTWAAGTLLAEGLDSTGKVVCTDQKVTAGNPDHIDLTVDPRLVKPDGSVFNITANGTDCATLLAKVVDANGNLCPTATNIVTFSVTGPCVYRGGTDAFVTDGQPVGYHSPLDPNLSAEGGMCHVAVRSTFTPGNVTVTAASAGLGSGTASYTIVPLSAGQTSLAMPEGANGSRAAALHGFDVTGTTIKYYLTRPSMVSYAVLSASGRTVFSQKPTAAHAGWTVARIPGSARMAAGMYFVRMVVDGKENAAKRFFVVR from the coding sequence ATGCTGACTACGTGCAGGCTTGCGGCAATAGGTATTGGATTGGTTTTTGTGATGTCCGTGGTTCATGCCGAAGTATATACGCCTGAACCGTCGAACCGGGTGACCATCAATTTGGGGGTCACGCCCTGGAAATTCACAAAAGGCGATCCCGTGAACGCCCAGACAGCCGGTTTTAGTGATGCCGGATGGACGGACGTGGGCGTACCGCATTGTGTCAATGAAGACGAAGCCTACACCAACATGATCAGCGGCGGCGGCAACCAGTATGGCGGCACCATGTGGTACCGCAAGCACTTTACGCTTGATGCGTCGTACTCGAACCGCAAGGTGTTCGTCGAGTTCGAAGGCGCGAACACCGGCGCCGCCGTGTACATCAACGGCACGTTCATCCCCGGAAACAGCGCGATCAACCCTCTTTGCACGCATGTGAACGGCTTCATTCCCTTTGTCGTTGACCTCACGCCGTACGTTCAGTTCGGCGGTGCGGACAACGTCCTTGCAGTCAAGGTGAACAATAACGGCGGCACCTATGTCGAGGCGATTTCCGGGGCGTTCCGCTTCGGCCAGGCCGACGGCGGACTGGTGCGCAAGGTTTGGATGCACATCACCGACAAGGTGTACGTGCCGGTCAACGTATATTCGGTTGTCAAGAACTGGGGCACGTGCGTGGGCACGACCGCGGCTTCGGACGCCTCGGCGACCGTTCGCATTATGACCAACGTGCAGAACGACAACGCGACGGCCCAGACCGTGACGGTCACCACCAAGGTCTGCGACGCGCAGGACAATGTCGTTCTCTCTCAGCAAAGTTCGCCCCAGTCCATTGCCGCGAACTCGTCGTACGTATTCGACCAGTCGGGCGACATCACCAATCCCAAGCTGTGGTATCCCGCCAACAGCACGTACGGCACGCCGTACATGCACAAGGTGTATCACATCGTGCAGGTCAACGGCGCCACCGTCGACGTGTTCACGTCGCCGCTCGGCATATGCAAGGTCACGTGGGACCAGAATTACCCCTATTTCAACGGGAAGATGCATTATGTTTGGGGTGCTTCGGGCCGGTACAATTATCCTGCGCTCGCCTCCGGGGTCCCCGACGAGCTCCTGTGGAAGGATGCCAAGCTCACCGCGGATTGCGGAGGGAGGGAATGGCGTCCGGGGCACTCCACCTGCACGCCCGAATTTGTTGACGCATGCGACGCGTTCGGCGTGCTGATCGATCAGCCCAGCGGCGACGGCGAGGGAGCATTCCAGGCGAACAACATCACCCAGAACATTATTATCCTTAAGGGCGAACTGCACCGCGACATGATCGTCCGCGACCGCAACCATCCCAGCATCCTCATGTGGGAGGTCACCAACGCGGGCATCATCGACAGCCTGTCGCGGGCGCTCAAGGCGCTTGCGCACCAGTGGGACCCCATCATGCTCCGGGCGCAGTCCGACCGGTCGTATCTCGACGGCTGCAAGGCCGGCATCTCCGACGTCATCGAATGTTCATCGGCCGGCTGCGAGGCCGGGCAGAAATTGAATTCCGCGTGCACGAATTTTCCCGCCTTCGGCGCCGAGGCGTGGGACGCGGGTCCCGCGCGCGCGTCGCGGTTCGCCTGGGACTACGAAATCCAGTTCGCTGCCTCGTATCTGATAAACTGGAAAAACGCCGTGGCGGCCAAGGCCTTCGGTCTTGCGCACTGGTATCTTGCCGAGGCGCCTGGCGAGGTGGGGCCGTTCCTCGGAGACACCCGCACGGCGCGGTCGTTCGGGTCGTCGATCATGGACGCGAACCGCCTTCCCAAACTGCTTTACAAAATCTACGGTGTCGCGTGGGTTCCCTTCTCGCAAAGGCCCGGCATCGTCATCGCGCACCACTGGAACCGCAGCGGCACGGTGCGCGTCAACGTGTTCAGCAACTGCCCCAAAGTCCGGCTGCTGCTGAACGGAACCAGTCTCGGGGATAAAGTGCCGCTCGGGCCCTCGGGAACCTCGGGAGACGACAGGTCGCAAACGTCAACCACGCTGCCGTGTCAGGCCTGGTACGACAACGTGACCTGGGCGGCCGGGACGCTGCTCGCCGAGGGACTCGATTCGACGGGCAAGGTGGTGTGTACCGATCAGAAAGTCACCGCGGGCAACCCCGACCACATCGACCTGACCGTCGACCCGAGGCTCGTCAAGCCCGACGGCTCGGTGTTCAACATCACGGCCAACGGCACCGACTGCGCGACGCTGCTTGCAAAAGTCGTTGATGCCAACGGCAACCTGTGCCCGACCGCGACCAATATCGTCACGTTTTCGGTCACCGGCCCCTGCGTATACCGCGGCGGCACCGATGCGTTCGTGACCGACGGCCAGCCGGTGGGATACCATTCGCCGCTTGATCCGAATCTCTCGGCGGAGGGCGGCATGTGCCACGTCGCGGTGCGGTCGACCTTTACGCCGGGAAACGTCACGGTAACGGCCGCGTCCGCCGGGCTCGGCAGCGGCACCGCCTCGTACACCATTGTGCCGCTGTCGGCGGGACAGACTTCCCTGGCGATGCCGGAAGGCGCCAACGGGTCGCGCGCCGCCGCATTGCACGGCTTTGATGTAACCGGGACCACGATAAAGTATTATTTGACAAGACCGTCCATGGTCTCCTACGCCGTGCTGTCCGCGTCCGGCAGAACGGTGTTCAGCCAGAAGCCGACGGCGGCGCACGCCGGATGGACCGTCGCCCGGATCCCCGGCAGCGCGCGCATGGCCGCGGGCATGTACTTTGTGCGCATGGTTGTTGACGGGAAGGAAAATGCGGCGAAGAGATTTTTCGTGGTGAGATAG
- a CDS encoding lysophospholipid acyltransferase family protein produces the protein MSPRCFLPRSGGPFIFVANHQSHLDTVAVLAGLPPRLRARTTVAAAADFLFGRMSPASLFTSLVLNMFPFFRKDKFRANLVHIGGFIDKGRSVVIFPEGTRSRTGAMGEFKNGVGVIVKEMRVSVVPVKIRRSFELLPHNRRWPSPGAVETVFGRETRFDTQTPDEITKTLQKMVAELE, from the coding sequence TTGTCGCCGCGGTGCTTCCTTCCGCGGTCCGGCGGGCCGTTCATCTTCGTCGCCAACCATCAGAGCCACCTGGACACGGTCGCGGTTCTGGCCGGGCTTCCTCCGCGCCTCCGGGCGAGGACGACGGTCGCCGCCGCCGCCGATTTCCTCTTCGGCCGCATGAGCCCGGCCTCGCTCTTCACGTCGCTCGTGCTCAACATGTTCCCCTTTTTCCGAAAAGACAAGTTCAGGGCCAATCTCGTGCACATCGGCGGCTTCATCGACAAGGGACGTAGCGTGGTGATCTTCCCCGAGGGGACCAGAAGCAGGACCGGCGCCATGGGCGAATTCAAGAACGGCGTCGGCGTGATCGTCAAGGAGATGAGGGTGTCGGTCGTGCCTGTCAAGATCAGGCGTTCCTTCGAGCTCCTGCCCCACAACAGGAGGTGGCCCTCCCCCGGAGCCGTGGAAACGGTGTTCGGCCGGGAAACGCGCTTCGACACGCAGACCCCCGACGAGATAACGAAAACGCTGCAGAAGATGGTGGCGGAGCTTGAGTAA